One genomic segment of Helianthus annuus cultivar XRQ/B chromosome 14, HanXRQr2.0-SUNRISE, whole genome shotgun sequence includes these proteins:
- the LOC110908958 gene encoding F-box/FBD/LRR-repeat protein At1g13570, with protein MNAECSSNAQQLSSTTINTLPQTITENILCLLPIEEAARTSILSREWRYKWTTIPKLKFYWSTLYNRTTEENQHQTHKLFNAIHQVLLMRQGPIHEFTFHSNKSCHFYELDQIIFHLSRNHTVKKLTLAFDYMDSYKLPLCAFSLHQLTDLDLCYVNLDHQPIFSGFGSLRSLSLIKVKISTKAFLHLLSNCPSLKRFNLQGDIGSKDCTIIELFECLPAIEHLTIWGNCAHLWLVLDSIPKELPTTLIHLKCFRFNNICFVDDHGLTFLAVLIKCSPNLEKIELEICIVDHNEICCGILEEYSDVRLEHLKELEIMCFSNLKHAMEFVKFILARSPKLKRVILYSFVEKDEESDILTILSQAPHASQEEIVVRCITD; from the exons ATGAATGCTGAATGTTCGTCTAACGCTCAACAATTGTCTTCGACTACAATCAATACACTTCCTCAAACCATAACTGAAaacatcctatgtcttttaccaattgaagaggcagcaaggacaagTATCCTCTCAAGGGAATGGAGGTACAAGTGGACCACTATTCCCAAACTTAAGTTTTATTGGTCTACCTTGTACAATAGAACAACTGAAGAGAATCAGCACCAGACGCATAAACTTTTCAATGCAATACACCAAGTTCTGTTAATGCGCCAGGGTCCAATACACGAGTTCACCTTTCACTCGAACAAAAGCTGCCACTTTTATGAACTCGATCAAATAATATTTCATTTGTCAAGGAACCATACTGTCAAGAAATTAACACTTGCGTTTGATTATATGGATTCGTATAAGTTACCCTTATGTGCCTTCTCTTTGCATCAGTTAACAGACCTAGATCTCTGTTATGTCAATCTTGACCATCAACCAATATTCAGTGGATTTGGTAGCCTTAGAAGCTTATCCTTGATAAAAGTAAAGATCTCTACAAAagcttttcttcatcttctatcaaattgtccatcacttaagaGGTTCAATCTG CAAGGAGATATCGGTTCTAAAGATTGCACCATCATTGAGCTATTCGAGTGTTTGCCTGCGATTGAACATCTTACCATCTGGGGGAACTGTGCCCATCTG TGGCTTGTTCTAGACTCTATTCCAAAAGAGCTTCCAACCACACTAATCCACCTCAAATGCTTTCGTTTTAACAATATTTGTTTCGTTGACGACCATGGATTAACTTTTCTTGCTGTTTTGATCAAATGTTCCCCGAACTTGGAGAAAATTGAGCTAGAG ATTTGTATTGTTGATCACAATGAGATATGTTGTGGTATATTGGAAGAATATTCAGATGTTCGGTTGGAGCATCTGAAGGAATTGGAGATCATGTGTTTCAGCAACTTGAAACATGCGATGGAGTTTGTGAAGTTTATCTTGGCAAGGTCACCTAAGCTAAAGAGGGTGATCTTATATAGCTTTGTTGAAAAGGATGAAGAGTCGGATATTTTAACAATTCTCTCACAGGCCCCACACGCATCACAGGAAGAAATCGTTGTGAGATGTATCACAGACTAG